The Methyloceanibacter sp. wino2 nucleotide sequence CTGGACGCGACGAGCATGATCCGCGCGCCGTCGGGGACACCAAGGGCCGCGCGCATCGCCTCGCGATCAACCTTGGGTGCACCGTAAGTGACGCCATGAGGGATAACCCGGAATTTGCGGACGTAACATCGGGGATAGCCACCGAAGGCTTGGTTCGTGGCGCGCGAATTGATGATGATCGTCGAGTAGAATCCAAGGCTCCCAGCCAGCCAATCCAGGGCCCGCGGTATCGGATGCGTATCCTGCGGCATGTTCGATTGGTGCACGACTCGGGTAGGACAGCCCGTGAGCCGCGCCGCAACCGTGGCAATGACTGACGATGTCGGCTGGAAGGTCACGAGCATGTCGGCCCTGTAGCAGGCCACGGTCTTCGCCGCCTTGAGGATGCCGCGCAGTTTCGAAAGGCTGCCGATCGATGTCTTCGGATAGAGCCAGCACGTCTCGACATGCGCCCCTCGCTCCGACAGATACGGTGCGAGCGTCGACACGAGCTGCTCGACGCCGCCGCCGGCATCGGCGTTCACGACGAAGAGGACGCGCTTGCCATCCAGGATGTTGTCCCCCGTGGCAACGGGTGCCTGGCGCGCTTGCGGGTCTTCGGCCGGCGGAGCATCGTTTTGCGTTTGGGCGGTCAAAGTCCAATCTCCTTTCTGCACAAAGCGCGCGGCGGCTAGTTCGCTTCGGGGCTGCGCCGTTGCGCCAACTTGCGGCGCATCATGACGAATGCGCCGGCAGCGAGGTCGTTCAAGGATAGAATGTTGAAAGCACGCGCAACGCCGATCGACGTGACCGCGAACAGGGCGACGCTGGCAATC carries:
- a CDS encoding glycosyltransferase family 4 protein, which produces MTAQTQNDAPPAEDPQARQAPVATGDNILDGKRVLFVVNADAGGGVEQLVSTLAPYLSERGAHVETCWLYPKTSIGSLSKLRGILKAAKTVACYRADMLVTFQPTSSVIATVAARLTGCPTRVVHQSNMPQDTHPIPRALDWLAGSLGFYSTIIINSRATNQAFGGYPRCYVRKFRVIPHGVTYGAPKVDREAMRAALGVPDGARIMLVASRLTPVKSVGTIISALPQVPDAHLLIAGGGESRDALQKLSANLGVADRVTFLGIIPAPKLADYYAIADLFASASKSETFGLATVEAATHGIPVVASTIPATREVLTLDGDSPAVFVDGWDTAAWAKGLTRALDDQEVIARAKKFAPKFREWYSNNRMLKTYGELFREVLS